A single genomic interval of Cucumis sativus cultivar 9930 chromosome 5, Cucumber_9930_V3, whole genome shotgun sequence harbors:
- the LOC101209113 gene encoding protein EARLY RESPONSIVE TO DEHYDRATION 15 has protein sequence MTLLSGRNFTLNPNAPIFIPFAIRNVEDFSPEWWELVKTSSWFRDYWLSQHQEDDFESINDDLDTTEEFLEAMALYEADEKPEVKPTAHKNLTKGASNEMDAKKLLKDLVIPNSPKNKGPKSPIGPAKYSEKPAKCMSPKHTPRFIHQPR, from the exons ATGACATTATTGTCTGGAAGAAATTTTACACTGAACCCCAATGCTCCAATCTTCATTCCTTTTGCAATTCGCAACGTTGAGGATTTCTCTCCAGAGTGGTGGGAACTAGTCAAGACATCTTCATGGTTTCGGGACTATTGGCTAAGCCAACATCAGGAAGATGATTTCGAGAGTATTAATGATGATCTAGACACTACAGAAGAGTTTCTTGAGGCTATGGCTCTATATGAAGCAGATGAGAAACCTGAAGTCAAACCAACGGCTCATAAGAATCTCACAAAAG GTGCAAGTAATGAAATGGATGCGAAAAAATTACTGAAGGATCTAGTCATTCCAAATTCTCCAAAGAACAAAGGTCCAAAGTCCCCAATTGGTCCTGCGAAGTACAGTGAGAAGCCAGCCAAGTGCATGAGCCCAAAACACACTCCAAGGTTCATTCACCAGCCTCGTTGA